Proteins encoded in a region of the Tachyglossus aculeatus isolate mTacAcu1 chromosome 11, mTacAcu1.pri, whole genome shotgun sequence genome:
- the TMEM101 gene encoding transmembrane protein 101 isoform X1 gives MAAGPSGPEWRRRRRPLQLLTQLGSVLLTRCPFWACFSRLMLYAERAEARRKPDIPVPYLYFDLGAAVLCASFMSFGVKRRWFALGTALQLAVSTYAAHVGGHVHYGDWLKVRMYSRTIAVIGGFLVLAGGAGELYRQKPRSRSLQATGQLFLGVYLICAAYSLQHSKEDRLAYVNHIPGGELTLQLLFILYGVLALSFLSGYYVAAAAQVLAVLLPLVILLIDGNLGYWHGSRRVEFWNQMRLIGQNVGIFGAVVILATDG, from the exons ATGGCGGCGGGCCCGAGCGGCCCggaatggcggcggcggcggcggccgctgcAGCTGCTGACGCAGTTGGGGTCGGTGCTGCTGACGCGCTGCCCGTTCTGGGCCTGCTTCAGCCGCCTCATGCTGTACGCAGAGAGGGCCGAGGCCCGACG aaAGCCGGACATCCCCGTCCCCTATCTGTACTTCGACCTGGGGGCCGCCGTGCTGTGCGCCAGCTTCATGTCCTTCGGGGTCAAGCGCCGCTGGTTCGCACTGGGCACGGCCCTGCAGCTGGCCGTCAGCACCTACGCGGCCCACGTCGGCGGACACGTCCACTACGGAGATTGGCTCAAG GTCCGGATGTACTCCCGCACCATCGCGGTGATCGGCGGCTTCCTGGTGTTGGCCGGCGGCGCGGGGGAGCTGTACCGCCAGAAGCCGCGCAGCCGCTCGCTACAGGCCACCGGACAGCTCTTCCTGGGCGTCTACCTCATCTGCGCG GCCTACTCCCTCCAGCACAGCAAGGAAGACCGACTGGCCTATGTGAACCACATCCCGGGCGGAGAGCTGACCCTGCAGCTGCTGTTCATCCTGTACGGCGTCctggccctctccttcctctccggcTACTACGTGGCCGCGGCCGCCCAGGTCCTGGCCGTGCTCCTGCCGCTCGTCATCCTGCTCATCGACGGCAACCTGGGCTACTGGCACGGCTCCCGCCGCGTGGAGTTCTGGAACCAGATGCGGCTCATCGGGCAGAACGTGGGCATCTTCGGGGCCGTGGTCATCCTGGCCACGGACGGCTGA
- the TMEM101 gene encoding transmembrane protein 101 isoform X2, translating into MLKPDIPVPYLYFDLGAAVLCASFMSFGVKRRWFALGTALQLAVSTYAAHVGGHVHYGDWLKVRMYSRTIAVIGGFLVLAGGAGELYRQKPRSRSLQATGQLFLGVYLICAAYSLQHSKEDRLAYVNHIPGGELTLQLLFILYGVLALSFLSGYYVAAAAQVLAVLLPLVILLIDGNLGYWHGSRRVEFWNQMRLIGQNVGIFGAVVILATDG; encoded by the exons ATGCT aaAGCCGGACATCCCCGTCCCCTATCTGTACTTCGACCTGGGGGCCGCCGTGCTGTGCGCCAGCTTCATGTCCTTCGGGGTCAAGCGCCGCTGGTTCGCACTGGGCACGGCCCTGCAGCTGGCCGTCAGCACCTACGCGGCCCACGTCGGCGGACACGTCCACTACGGAGATTGGCTCAAG GTCCGGATGTACTCCCGCACCATCGCGGTGATCGGCGGCTTCCTGGTGTTGGCCGGCGGCGCGGGGGAGCTGTACCGCCAGAAGCCGCGCAGCCGCTCGCTACAGGCCACCGGACAGCTCTTCCTGGGCGTCTACCTCATCTGCGCG GCCTACTCCCTCCAGCACAGCAAGGAAGACCGACTGGCCTATGTGAACCACATCCCGGGCGGAGAGCTGACCCTGCAGCTGCTGTTCATCCTGTACGGCGTCctggccctctccttcctctccggcTACTACGTGGCCGCGGCCGCCCAGGTCCTGGCCGTGCTCCTGCCGCTCGTCATCCTGCTCATCGACGGCAACCTGGGCTACTGGCACGGCTCCCGCCGCGTGGAGTTCTGGAACCAGATGCGGCTCATCGGGCAGAACGTGGGCATCTTCGGGGCCGTGGTCATCCTGGCCACGGACGGCTGA